In Natronomonas halophila, one DNA window encodes the following:
- a CDS encoding 50S ribosomal protein L19e, giving the protein MTDLKAQKRLAADILDVGETRVRFDPDAQSEIADAITRDDVRELIEDGIIEATDSQGNSRGQARERAEKRSYGHKKGHGTRKGKSGARQSDKEDWQSRIRAQRNELRDLRDDGEIDRSQYRELYDMASGGEFDSVADLTRYIDDTYGEQ; this is encoded by the coding sequence ATGACGGACCTGAAAGCACAGAAGCGACTTGCAGCGGACATTCTGGACGTCGGCGAGACCCGCGTTCGGTTCGACCCCGACGCCCAGAGCGAGATCGCCGACGCCATCACGCGCGACGACGTGCGCGAACTCATCGAGGATGGCATCATCGAGGCGACGGACTCGCAGGGTAACTCCCGCGGTCAGGCCCGCGAGCGCGCCGAAAAGCGCTCCTACGGCCACAAGAAGGGTCACGGGACCCGGAAGGGCAAGTCCGGCGCCCGACAGAGCGACAAGGAGGATTGGCAGAGCCGCATCCGCGCACAGCGGAACGAACTCCGCGACCTGCGCGATGACGGCGAAATCGACCGCAGTCAGTACCGCGAACTGTACGACATGGCCAGCGGTGGCGAATTCGACAGCGTCGCGGACCTGACGCGGTACATCGACGATACTTACGGTGAACAATAA
- a CDS encoding 50S ribosomal protein L32e: MSESEDYEELTDISGVGPSKAEALEEAGFETVDDVREASQDELAEVSGIGNALAARIKADVGGLEVAEETEAEVEEEEPEEAEEEPAEDVETELQPRGLADKTPDLSDNEERLLKQRKREGKPQFNRQDYHKKKRTPTSWRNPRGDRSKQRRGVKGKGDKVQAGFRTPKAVRGKHPSGFEEVRVENVDDLEGVDGDTEAVRIGSTVGARKRERIEEVAEEEGIRVLNPTYVEVEVDQ; this comes from the coding sequence ATGAGCGAAAGCGAAGATTACGAAGAACTAACCGACATCAGCGGTGTTGGCCCCTCGAAGGCCGAAGCCCTCGAAGAGGCCGGCTTCGAAACCGTCGACGACGTCCGCGAGGCGTCCCAGGACGAACTCGCGGAAGTCAGCGGCATCGGCAACGCGCTCGCTGCGCGTATCAAAGCCGACGTCGGCGGCCTCGAAGTCGCCGAGGAGACCGAGGCCGAAGTCGAAGAAGAAGAGCCGGAAGAGGCCGAAGAAGAGCCGGCCGAAGACGTCGAAACCGAACTGCAGCCCCGCGGGCTCGCCGACAAGACGCCCGACCTGAGCGACAACGAGGAGCGACTCCTCAAGCAGCGGAAGCGCGAGGGTAAGCCGCAGTTCAACCGGCAGGACTACCACAAGAAAAAGCGGACGCCGACCTCGTGGCGGAACCCGCGCGGTGACCGCTCGAAGCAGCGACGCGGCGTCAAAGGCAAGGGCGACAAGGTCCAGGCCGGCTTCCGGACGCCGAAGGCGGTGCGCGGCAAGCACCCCAGCGGCTTCGAGGAAGTCCGCGTCGAGAACGTCGACGACCTCGAAGGTGTCGACGGCGACACCGAAGCGGTGCGTATCGGTTCGACCGTCGGCGCTCGCAAGCGCGAGCGCATCGAGGAAGTCGCCGAAGAAGAGGGTATCCGCGTGCTCAACCCCACCTACGTTGAAGTGGAGGTCGACCAATGA